A genome region from Nitrospira sp. includes the following:
- a CDS encoding zonular occludens toxin domain-containing protein, with translation MIELYEGVPGSGKSYHAICEKVLPWVKQGRRLYIAVDGIYLDRLSLFTGIDLQTLEQQITIWKDSVEVLQAFQHVEPGSAVIIDEAQTVFRSMQKVEPGLLRWLETHRHYGVDILLMSQDFRQMSQGVTRLIEATVKFRKLAFVGMSKKYQGKVRGNPEDHDVIRAFVGTYSPAIYAYYSSYASAAIREEKRSHTVFKSARVAIGIAAGLFAIGLMVWRPWSSLSSTKGMAAIGVSGASSFPPPPSVPASGSLLTPFGASVPSAASPQIPKRPVRILGGAGMSKDRQGWRYLLDSGEILTAAQITGRYGVSVSEVYEDGSMRLIGEGVFYGPAGD, from the coding sequence ATGATTGAACTGTATGAAGGGGTGCCAGGCTCGGGCAAGTCCTATCACGCGATCTGCGAGAAGGTTCTGCCCTGGGTCAAACAAGGCCGACGACTCTATATCGCGGTGGATGGGATTTACCTGGATCGGTTGTCTCTGTTCACCGGCATCGACCTCCAAACCCTCGAACAGCAGATCACGATCTGGAAGGACTCTGTCGAGGTGCTGCAAGCCTTCCAACATGTCGAGCCGGGATCAGCCGTCATTATCGACGAAGCGCAGACCGTCTTTCGGTCCATGCAGAAGGTCGAACCGGGGCTCCTGCGTTGGCTGGAAACCCATCGCCATTACGGCGTGGATATTCTGCTCATGAGCCAGGATTTCCGGCAGATGTCCCAAGGTGTCACGCGATTGATTGAAGCGACGGTGAAGTTTCGCAAACTGGCGTTCGTCGGCATGTCGAAAAAATATCAGGGCAAGGTGCGCGGGAACCCGGAAGACCACGACGTGATCCGGGCCTTTGTCGGGACCTACTCACCGGCGATCTATGCCTACTATTCGAGTTATGCGTCGGCGGCGATTCGGGAAGAGAAACGCAGCCATACGGTCTTCAAGTCGGCACGGGTGGCCATCGGTATTGCGGCGGGACTGTTCGCGATCGGTCTCATGGTCTGGCGGCCCTGGTCGTCACTGAGCAGCACCAAAGGAATGGCGGCAATTGGCGTGAGTGGCGCTTCGAGCTTCCCTCCGCCTCCATCCGTGCCGGCGTCGGGCAGTCTCCTCACTCCGTTTGGTGCGTCTGTCCCATCGGCAGCGAGCCCGCAAATTCCTAAGCGACCCGTTCGTATCCTTGGCGGCGCAGGAATGAGCAAGGATCGTCAAGGCTGGCGGTATCTCTTGGACAGCGGCGAGATCCTGACGGCCGCCCAGATTACCGGTCGGTATGGAGTGTCCGTGTCGGAAGTCTATGAGGATGGCTCGATGCGGCTCATCGGCGAAGGAGTGTTCTATGGACCTGCCGGCGATTGA
- a CDS encoding RHS repeat domain-containing protein: MLRVSLKREILGLLIQIGLATSVLSLSYADQAQYLYDDQGRLTSVTDSTGALAVYNYDAVGNLLSIDRFTPPGSGIGIYLTAPNKGSATTLVVIQGYGFSATPANNTVKFNGIATTVTAATPNRLTVTVPASATTGSVSVTTTAGTANSPQPFTVLGAPTITSITPTKMGQGMKVPATVTGTGLLQATSVTFSHAGITGSLQAGATDTSLSLALAVAATVPPGTYTFTVTTPLGTVASGATTVAVSTPIWGFVQTRFPVSVWRPNSVLSGSRAAVSSPVSPFISPSNLSPSGPTSTVAPSASEYYLLSPMAPSGSTSTVAPPVSEMLP, encoded by the coding sequence ATGCTACGAGTCTCACTTAAGCGAGAAATCTTGGGCTTGTTAATTCAAATTGGTCTCGCAACTTCCGTCTTATCATTAAGTTACGCAGATCAAGCCCAGTATCTGTACGACGACCAGGGTCGTCTCACCAGCGTGACCGATAGCACGGGCGCACTCGCTGTCTACAATTACGATGCAGTTGGCAATCTCCTGTCCATCGATCGCTTTACGCCGCCAGGAAGCGGCATCGGGATCTATCTCACTGCGCCTAACAAGGGCTCCGCCACTACGTTGGTTGTCATCCAAGGCTACGGTTTTAGCGCCACCCCCGCCAACAACACCGTTAAGTTTAACGGTATCGCCACCACCGTCACCGCAGCCACTCCCAACCGATTAACGGTGACTGTACCGGCAAGCGCCACCACGGGGTCGGTGTCTGTCACCACCACGGCCGGCACGGCCAATAGCCCGCAGCCCTTTACGGTGCTCGGGGCCCCTACCATCACCAGCATTACACCAACCAAGATGGGACAAGGCATGAAGGTGCCGGCAACCGTGACTGGGACTGGTCTGTTACAGGCTACCAGCGTGACATTCTCCCATGCGGGCATCACCGGCAGTTTACAGGCCGGAGCGACTGACACCAGCCTGTCACTCGCCCTCGCGGTCGCTGCAACCGTCCCACCGGGGACCTATACCTTCACCGTCACAACGCCGTTAGGAACGGTCGCGAGCGGGGCGACGACGGTGGCGGTTAGCACGCCCATATGGGGATTTGTTCAAACGAGGTTTCCGGTGAGTGTGTGGCGACCCAATAGTGTCCTCTCTGGCTCGCGAGCTGCCGTATCCTCCCCGGTGAGCCCATTTATATCACCCTCAAACCTATCGCCGTCCGGTCCCACGAGCACCGTGGCCCCGTCGGCCAGCGAATACTACTTGCTGTCGCCGATGGCTCCATCCGGTTCCACCAGCACGGTGGCTCCGCCGGTCAGCGAAATGCTTCCGTAG
- a CDS encoding JAB domain-containing protein, which produces MSVDSTLGSSNGGRPLSPVRKYGVHRYRVTLVREGRALPAAESVHTSEGAAAILRPLFAGLDREQFLICGLDAKNGLIGINVVSTGSLNLTIVHPREVFKPLILMNACAWLCAHNHPSGDITPSPEDRVLTKRLREAGELFGITLLDHLILTEERYYSFSDQGWPGA; this is translated from the coding sequence ATGTCCGTTGACAGTACTCTCGGTTCCTCGAACGGTGGGCGGCCACTGAGTCCGGTTCGGAAATACGGTGTCCATCGGTATCGCGTCACGCTGGTCCGTGAGGGCCGTGCCCTTCCGGCTGCGGAATCGGTCCACACATCGGAAGGCGCGGCGGCCATTCTCCGGCCCTTGTTCGCCGGATTGGACCGAGAGCAATTTCTGATCTGTGGGCTGGATGCGAAGAATGGTCTGATCGGCATCAATGTCGTGTCCACTGGTTCGCTGAATCTCACCATCGTCCATCCGCGTGAGGTCTTCAAGCCGCTCATCCTCATGAATGCCTGTGCTTGGCTCTGTGCCCACAATCACCCCTCTGGGGATATCACACCGAGCCCCGAAGATCGCGTCTTGACCAAACGGCTGCGCGAAGCTGGCGAACTGTTCGGCATCACCCTCCTCGACCATCTGATTCTCACCGAGGAACGCTACTACAGCTTTTCTGACCAAGGCTGGCCCGGTGCTTAG
- a CDS encoding RHS repeat-associated core domain-containing protein, giving the protein MNWYEPEEIDLDRDAINRLTGVNDSVGGTINWTYDTVSSGHHPRVQETTAPGTVTVEYDEIGRRLKLSTTGQPETSYTYDKNSRLKTVTQGSQTVTLAYDNAGRRTSLTYPNGVVTSYGYDNANRLLTIGHVKTPTTIEALTYTYDKGGNRITQVRQNAAASNLPTAVAAANIAYDVANELTRWNSATTNLTYDGNGNLATETQAGVTTTYTWDTRNRLTGMSRTGLTASFAYDGLGRRKSKTINGTTTGFWYDGVDILAELSGSTPTATYIRSLSIDEPFIRRHAAGDEFYQTDALGSSVVLTDINGATQTAYTFEPNGATTITGISTNPFQYTGRESDATSLYYFRARYYDPKVHRFLGEDPIGFSAGDVNLYAYVGNSPINYSDVRGLCMDPGGSGLRYCVDAYIPDKDVLVFGYGDNRGPDSAGGTFRTRQLLGSDAKVKNAAGISKSKFGVSLPGELGSCSARVSHVPLGGRKIKFECEAINGFHIPPWPLKYHFAIFEKSDGSASVTSAAGTTFPNYEIWQYGGPNGPTQVYDYRTPGWVGDLGNGPQPLPVPGR; this is encoded by the coding sequence TTGAACTGGTATGAGCCTGAGGAAATTGACCTTGATCGCGATGCGATCAACCGCCTCACCGGCGTCAACGATTCGGTCGGCGGCACGATCAACTGGACTTACGACACGGTGAGCAGCGGCCATCATCCGCGCGTACAAGAGACCACCGCACCCGGTACCGTAACTGTCGAGTACGATGAGATTGGACGACGGCTCAAACTCAGTACAACAGGACAGCCAGAGACCAGCTACACCTATGATAAGAATTCTCGCCTGAAGACCGTCACTCAGGGTTCACAGACCGTGACCCTGGCGTACGACAATGCAGGGCGAAGAACGTCTCTGACTTATCCGAATGGGGTCGTAACCAGCTACGGGTACGACAATGCCAATCGGCTACTCACGATTGGACATGTGAAGACGCCGACGACGATTGAAGCGCTTACGTACACCTATGACAAGGGTGGAAACCGGATCACGCAGGTGCGACAGAATGCCGCGGCATCAAATCTGCCAACGGCCGTGGCCGCTGCCAACATTGCCTATGATGTTGCGAATGAGCTGACGCGTTGGAATAGTGCCACGACGAATCTGACGTATGACGGCAATGGCAATCTAGCGACCGAGACGCAAGCCGGAGTGACGACGACCTATACGTGGGATACCAGAAACAGACTGACCGGAATGAGTCGGACTGGACTCACGGCGAGCTTCGCGTACGACGGGTTGGGACGCCGGAAGAGCAAGACCATCAACGGCACGACGACCGGATTCTGGTACGACGGGGTGGACATCCTGGCCGAGCTTTCTGGCAGTACGCCAACCGCTACATACATCCGAAGCCTCAGCATTGATGAGCCATTCATTCGGAGACATGCAGCGGGCGATGAGTTCTATCAGACGGATGCATTGGGAAGCTCAGTGGTACTTACAGACATTAACGGTGCGACACAGACCGCATACACCTTTGAGCCAAATGGTGCGACGACGATCACGGGAATTTCAACAAACCCATTCCAATATACCGGGCGTGAGAGTGATGCGACCAGCCTTTACTATTTCAGGGCGCGATACTATGACCCTAAAGTTCATCGATTCTTAGGCGAAGACCCTATTGGATTTTCAGCTGGCGATGTAAACCTGTACGCCTACGTCGGCAATAGCCCTATTAACTATAGTGATGTCCGTGGTCTTTGCATGGATCCGGGAGGTTCTGGTCTGCGGTACTGCGTTGATGCCTATATTCCAGACAAAGATGTTTTGGTCTTCGGGTATGGCGATAATCGCGGGCCTGACTCCGCTGGCGGAACTTTCCGGACGCGCCAGCTCCTCGGCAGTGATGCGAAAGTAAAAAATGCTGCGGGCATTTCGAAAAGCAAGTTTGGGGTCAGTCTACCGGGTGAACTGGGTAGCTGCTCAGCCCGTGTTAGCCATGTACCCCTTGGTGGACGAAAGATCAAGTTTGAGTGCGAAGCCATCAACGGATTCCATATTCCACCATGGCCACTTAAATACCACTTTGCAATCTTTGAAAAATCAGACGGTTCTGCCAGTGTCACCTCGGCTGCTGGTACCACTTTCCCGAATTACGAAATCTGGCAGTACGGAGGGCCAAACGGTCCTACTCAAGTCTACGATTATCGCACTCCTGGCTGGGTCGGAGATCTAGGGAACGGCCCACAGCCCTTACCGGTTCCGGGGCGATGA
- a CDS encoding replication initiation factor domain-containing protein has product MSVPGGFTQTIDWLAFTLPKADVKDVITLIGGDWFQSESGFRGYPVAQLMTQGKTGVGKLGTGAPRSPKEVHVDLSAGIVSQWDETKLKTILAWIFAQKGHVTRIDVALDDREATVAVDTVRQAVEAGQLVSRSKQFKVIQASNHRQGIRTGETLYFGSRESQSMLRVYDKRLELQSRGREDAASYGVRWEMEFKQDRAQACAKALLTLDAEDWRAFLVGVLRSYVDFRETTREAESYEKYRAPLVSWWEALTEGFRRCRLVVERMQQRLDDVVAWFANALSPMLAVIVACRGDQFLLEMIYAGTKRWNQKHYALLTQRKKVVTPYVLHLKPRT; this is encoded by the coding sequence ATGAGCGTTCCAGGAGGATTCACGCAGACCATCGATTGGCTCGCCTTCACGCTCCCGAAGGCTGATGTGAAGGACGTGATTACGCTGATTGGTGGTGACTGGTTCCAGAGTGAGAGCGGCTTTCGCGGCTATCCCGTCGCCCAGCTCATGACCCAGGGCAAGACGGGCGTCGGCAAATTGGGGACGGGTGCCCCTCGCAGTCCAAAAGAAGTGCATGTGGATCTGTCGGCGGGGATCGTCTCCCAGTGGGACGAAACTAAGCTGAAGACGATCCTCGCCTGGATCTTCGCTCAAAAAGGCCATGTCACCCGCATTGATGTGGCCCTGGATGACCGGGAGGCCACGGTCGCAGTCGATACCGTTCGACAAGCCGTGGAGGCCGGACAGCTCGTGAGCCGGTCCAAACAGTTCAAGGTGATCCAAGCCTCCAATCATCGCCAGGGCATCCGGACGGGCGAGACGCTCTATTTCGGGAGTCGCGAAAGCCAAAGCATGTTGCGGGTCTATGACAAGCGGTTGGAACTGCAAAGTCGGGGGCGGGAAGACGCGGCCTCCTACGGTGTCCGGTGGGAAATGGAATTCAAACAGGACCGGGCTCAGGCCTGTGCCAAGGCGTTACTGACACTGGATGCCGAAGACTGGCGGGCCTTCTTAGTCGGGGTGCTCCGCTCCTATGTGGATTTTCGAGAAACGACGCGAGAGGCCGAATCGTATGAAAAGTATCGGGCGCCCTTGGTGAGCTGGTGGGAAGCCTTGACCGAAGGCTTCAGGCGCTGCCGGCTGGTGGTCGAACGGATGCAGCAACGGCTGGATGATGTCGTCGCCTGGTTCGCCAACGCCCTGAGCCCCATGCTCGCCGTGATCGTGGCCTGTCGCGGGGATCAGTTTCTGTTGGAAATGATTTATGCGGGCACGAAACGATGGAACCAAAAACACTATGCCCTGTTGACGCAACGCAAGAAGGTGGTGACGCCCTATGTGCTGCATCTCAAACCCCGGACATGA
- a CDS encoding helix-turn-helix domain-containing protein — translation MNQEQQVSTTLEIMTLAEAAIYLRVSKSTLYQRKDIPRHRMPGSREVRFLKDELIAWLKSGDGEALSAASPEPVFPLDSAHATVYHRNPKYRG, via the coding sequence ATGAATCAGGAACAGCAAGTCAGCACGACGTTGGAAATCATGACCCTGGCCGAAGCGGCAATTTACCTGCGCGTGTCAAAATCCACGCTGTATCAGCGGAAGGATATTCCGAGACATCGCATGCCAGGATCACGGGAAGTCAGATTTCTTAAAGACGAGTTGATCGCGTGGTTGAAAAGTGGTGACGGGGAAGCTCTGTCGGCGGCGTCTCCCGAGCCGGTTTTCCCACTGGACAGCGCCCACGCCACTGTTTACCATCGGAATCCAAAATATCGGGGATGA
- a CDS encoding DUF2523 family protein has translation MTAILTLIYCWLEEFFFSLTDWGLGIWDALLSVADSTLATIGTAGLTLPVIPDQYAWVLGATGMSQALAILASAMGTRFILQTIPFVRWGS, from the coding sequence ATGACGGCCATTCTGACTTTGATCTATTGCTGGCTGGAGGAGTTCTTCTTCTCGCTCACCGATTGGGGTCTGGGGATCTGGGATGCGTTGCTCTCCGTGGCGGACAGCACGCTCGCCACCATTGGCACAGCAGGCCTCACCCTGCCGGTGATTCCCGATCAATATGCGTGGGTGCTGGGCGCAACGGGCATGAGTCAAGCGCTGGCCATCCTGGCGAGCGCGATGGGTACGCGGTTCATTTTACAGACGATCCCATTCGTCCGGTGGGGCTCATGA
- a CDS encoding RHS repeat-associated core domain-containing protein, producing MLEMLVALYRDGRSVPAAPSLSQGSAVFLQKLSSQNRSIGSIASQTSATWPSAVDLEAHVKPPSHSLVRAPWEGVRFLLVVLTFALLTTTAVDAQADESPRSTPNPAIPVLGEIQAAPSSPSEVMPLNDQNQSSDKPSLTGSVLSAETGKPLNGARVTLADQEAKTDAKGRFVFSKPPVGHQLVRVDLASLDSYRTRQKDGSPGGLLHVDPVLVDISPTAATELLDPIWVVQTDPALAPLTPGKKSVVQPRHLPGVTLDIPEGATIRGGDGRPRTQVSITAVPPDRVPRLPARAAPRTVYLVSFESPGGGFSNTPIPFLAPNESMEDPGTRMELWYYEKSPAPDPASHQWKRAGYGRVSDDGRIIVPDPGVGQPTFCYVYWTAENVAISPLCPADGQSCSTADPVDVTTGAFTMQKTDMVLPGRLPVVINRTYRSQAGGIGPFGEGGSFNYHIQLAVVGAALRLQMPDFSRYLFSQDPDTKYRNAMYPMFKGAEITKFPNSTAELRWKDGMVYAFNAAGWLVEQRDRYNNRIQIIRDAANRVTEIREPSGRALTFTYTQVIRGHVSPPFDVISTITDPLGRTVAYVYYVGSNGRLSRVVDIGGGVTTYTYGEYTQAYYWNEGMLSITDARGITYLRNEYDLNGRVAKQILANGGAYTFAYTLAGQTVTQTNVTDPRGNVTIHRINASQYVTQVERPGSAITNYERDIGTNTLTAVVDPLSRRTEFTYDSMGNVLTIKDSENNTTTFTYESTYNRLATITDALSPANVTTFAYNDSARTTTITDPEAKQTVIQYSTVGQPTTITDPLTHVTSFAYDTQGNLTTTTDALSNVTTRLYDAVSRLILLIDPRGQHSRFSYDNLNRVTKIQDGIGGLTSLSYDNNGNVLTVTDAKNQTTTYTYDEMDRLTVRKDALNRQETYQYDRLGNLTQFKDRKNQTSTFVYDALNRRTGATYPGATATFGYDAINRLTSVSDSIGGTINWTYDTVSSGHHPRVQETTAPGTVTVEYNEIGRRLKLSATGQPETSYTYDKNSRLKTVTQGSQTVTLTYDNAGRRTSLTYPNGVVTSYGYDNANRLLTIGHVKAPTTIEALTYTYDKGGNRITQLRQNAAASNLPTAIAAANVAYDAANELTRWNSATTNLTYDANGNLTTQTQAGVTTTYTWDVRNRLTGISRTGLTASFAYDGLGRRKSKTINGTTTGFWYDGSDIYAELTGATPSATYIRGLSIDEPYIRKSASDEFYETDALGSSLVLTNSAGTAQTTYTYEPFGNTTQTGTASSNAFQYTGRENDGTGLLYYRARYYSPRIQRFMGEDPFSGNYLIPESLNRYAYSLNDPVSYADPSGLISPQAVAALGGALFGGIGAASGAIAQGITPGSNPLAFAVVTGVGVLGGAAQGFILSLGPLAPPSAVLGSHIAGINNLVAQWITGRKTLNFGSAVGAFIGGGIGAAYRTAAQVAIRTGLGDALSAPIANALGSGLGSAGAVGLPLILSTIGGQIGTP from the coding sequence ATGCTTGAAATGTTGGTGGCGCTGTATCGAGATGGTCGCTCCGTTCCAGCAGCTCCCTCTTTGAGCCAAGGCTCCGCCGTTTTTCTCCAGAAGCTTTCCTCTCAGAATCGTTCAATCGGTTCTATCGCAAGCCAGACATCAGCGACGTGGCCGTCGGCAGTGGACTTAGAGGCTCACGTGAAGCCCCCGTCCCACTCATTGGTCCGCGCGCCGTGGGAGGGCGTTCGATTCCTCCTCGTAGTGCTCACATTCGCCCTTCTCACGACCACCGCTGTCGACGCACAGGCAGACGAATCACCGCGCAGCACCCCGAATCCCGCAATACCAGTCCTAGGCGAAATCCAGGCCGCACCATCGTCTCCCTCAGAAGTCATGCCTTTGAACGACCAGAACCAGTCATCCGACAAGCCTTCCCTGACTGGCTCTGTGCTCTCCGCTGAAACGGGCAAACCGTTGAATGGAGCCCGTGTGACACTGGCAGACCAAGAAGCCAAGACCGATGCCAAGGGACGCTTTGTCTTTTCGAAGCCGCCGGTTGGCCATCAACTGGTACGAGTCGACCTCGCGTCGCTCGACTCGTATCGGACGCGCCAGAAAGACGGTTCCCCAGGTGGGCTCCTGCATGTCGATCCGGTGTTAGTAGACATTTCTCCCACAGCCGCCACGGAGCTGCTGGATCCCATCTGGGTCGTCCAGACAGATCCGGCTCTCGCTCCACTCACACCCGGGAAGAAGAGTGTCGTTCAGCCTCGTCACCTTCCGGGCGTCACGCTGGACATTCCTGAGGGCGCCACGATTCGGGGCGGAGATGGACGGCCTCGTACACAGGTCTCCATCACCGCCGTGCCGCCGGATCGGGTCCCTCGTCTCCCTGCACGTGCGGCGCCTCGTACGGTGTATCTGGTCAGCTTCGAGAGTCCCGGGGGAGGGTTCTCCAACACGCCGATTCCCTTCCTGGCGCCGAATGAATCCATGGAAGACCCCGGCACCCGCATGGAACTGTGGTACTACGAGAAGTCGCCCGCTCCCGATCCCGCCTCGCATCAGTGGAAACGAGCCGGGTACGGTAGGGTCAGTGATGACGGACGAATAATTGTTCCGGACCCAGGTGTCGGCCAACCGACGTTCTGTTATGTCTATTGGACGGCGGAAAATGTCGCCATCAGCCCACTCTGTCCGGCAGATGGTCAGTCGTGTTCGACGGCTGACCCCGTGGACGTGACCACAGGCGCCTTCACCATGCAGAAGACGGACATGGTGCTTCCGGGCCGCTTACCTGTGGTGATCAATCGAACCTATCGAAGCCAAGCAGGAGGAATTGGCCCGTTCGGCGAGGGGGGCAGTTTCAACTACCACATTCAGCTGGCCGTGGTCGGGGCGGCGCTCCGTCTCCAAATGCCCGATTTCAGCCGCTATCTGTTCTCGCAAGATCCAGATACGAAATATCGAAATGCCATGTACCCGATGTTCAAGGGTGCGGAGATCACGAAGTTTCCCAATAGCACGGCGGAGCTCAGGTGGAAAGATGGCATGGTCTACGCCTTTAATGCGGCCGGTTGGCTGGTTGAACAACGCGATCGCTACAACAATCGCATTCAGATCATTCGCGATGCCGCCAATCGGGTCACAGAAATTCGAGAACCGTCCGGCCGTGCCTTGACCTTTACGTACACCCAGGTCATCCGAGGGCATGTGTCTCCGCCATTCGATGTCATCTCGACCATTACAGACCCATTGGGCCGCACGGTGGCTTACGTGTATTACGTCGGCTCGAATGGACGCCTGTCGCGGGTGGTCGATATCGGCGGCGGAGTGACAACCTATACCTATGGCGAATACACGCAGGCCTACTACTGGAATGAAGGCATGCTCTCCATTACCGATGCTCGCGGTATTACCTACTTGCGCAATGAATATGATTTGAATGGCCGGGTGGCCAAACAGATACTCGCCAACGGCGGTGCCTATACGTTTGCCTATACATTGGCCGGTCAAACGGTGACGCAAACCAATGTCACCGATCCTAGAGGGAACGTCACCATCCATCGTATAAATGCGTCGCAATACGTGACGCAGGTCGAGCGACCGGGATCCGCGATCACCAATTACGAGCGAGACATCGGTACCAACACACTCACGGCGGTCGTCGACCCGCTGTCCAGACGGACTGAATTCACCTACGACAGCATGGGGAACGTGCTCACCATCAAGGATTCGGAGAACAACACCACGACGTTTACCTATGAATCGACGTACAACCGGCTTGCGACCATTACGGATGCGCTCAGCCCCGCCAATGTGACGACGTTTGCCTATAATGACTCGGCACGGACCACGACGATCACCGACCCCGAGGCCAAACAAACCGTCATTCAGTACAGTACCGTCGGACAGCCGACGACTATCACAGATCCCTTAACCCACGTCACCAGCTTCGCCTACGATACACAAGGCAATTTGACCACGACGACGGATGCGCTCTCCAATGTGACCACTCGACTCTACGATGCCGTGTCCCGACTTATTCTCCTTATCGATCCCAGAGGCCAACACAGTCGCTTCAGCTATGACAATCTGAACCGGGTGACGAAAATCCAGGATGGCATTGGAGGGCTCACCAGTTTGAGCTATGACAACAACGGCAATGTGCTCACCGTGACGGATGCCAAGAATCAGACGACCACCTACACGTACGATGAGATGGACCGGCTCACGGTGCGAAAGGATGCCCTGAACAGGCAGGAGACCTATCAGTATGACCGGCTGGGAAACCTGACTCAGTTCAAGGATCGAAAAAATCAGACGAGCACGTTCGTCTATGACGCGTTGAACCGCCGAACCGGCGCGACCTATCCCGGCGCCACGGCAACCTTCGGTTACGATGCGATCAATCGCCTCACGAGCGTCAGCGATTCGATCGGCGGCACGATCAACTGGACTTACGACACGGTGAGCAGCGGCCATCATCCGCGCGTACAAGAGACCACCGCACCCGGTACCGTAACCGTCGAGTACAATGAGATTGGACGACGGCTCAAACTCAGTGCAACAGGACAGCCGGAGACCAGCTACACCTATGATAAGAATTCTCGCCTGAAGACCGTCACTCAGGGGTCACAGACCGTGACCCTGACGTACGACAATGCAGGGCGAAGAACGTCCCTGACCTATCCGAATGGGGTCGTAACCAGCTACGGCTACGACAATGCCAATCGGCTACTCACGATTGGACATGTGAAGGCGCCGACGACGATTGAGGCGCTCACGTATACGTACGACAAGGGTGGAAACCGGATCACGCAATTACGACAGAATGCTGCGGCGTCGAATCTGCCAACGGCGATAGCTGCGGCCAATGTCGCCTATGATGCGGCAAACGAACTCACACGTTGGAACAGCGCCACGACGAATCTGACGTACGATGCAAATGGGAACCTCACGACCCAGACGCAAGCCGGAGTGACGACGACCTATACGTGGGATGTCAGAAACAGACTGACCGGAATCAGTCGGACCGGACTCACGGCGAGCTTCGCGTACGACGGGTTGGGACGCCGGAAGAGCAAGACCATCAACGGCACGACGACCGGATTCTGGTACGACGGCAGCGACATCTATGCCGAACTCACGGGGGCCACGCCCTCAGCGACCTACATTCGTGGACTGAGTATCGACGAGCCCTACATTCGCAAAAGCGCCAGTGATGAGTTTTATGAAACAGATGCGTTAGGAAGCTCGCTCGTGTTGACCAACTCAGCCGGGACAGCTCAGACCACGTACACGTATGAGCCTTTCGGGAACACGACCCAGACCGGGACCGCTAGCTCCAATGCATTTCAGTACACCGGACGAGAGAATGATGGCACGGGGCTCTTGTACTATCGAGCCCGATATTACAGTCCGAGGATACAGCGATTCATGGGAGAAGATCCATTTTCTGGCAATTACCTTATTCCGGAAAGTTTGAATCGGTATGCATATAGTCTGAACGATCCTGTTTCTTACGCAGATCCATCTGGACTAATTTCCCCTCAAGCTGTTGCTGCTTTAGGGGGAGCTTTATTCGGCGGCATCGGTGCTGCAAGTGGTGCCATCGCCCAAGGTATAACTCCTGGGTCTAATCCGCTCGCCTTTGCCGTGGTCACGGGAGTAGGAGTGTTGGGTGGAGCTGCCCAGGGATTTATTCTCAGTCTTGGTCCATTAGCTCCACCTTCTGCAGTTCTCGGTTCACATATTGCCGGCATTAACAATCTTGTTGCGCAGTGGATAACGGGAAGAAAAACGCTCAATTTTGGATCAGCGGTTGGCGCATTTATTGGAGGTGGTATTGGCGCTGCTTATAGAACAGCTGCTCAAGTGGCAATCCGTACTGGCCTTGGGGATGCTCTTTCAGCACCGATCGCAAATGCATTAGGTTCTGGATTAGGAAGTGCCGGCGCAGTCGGCTTACCACTCATACTGTCTACTATCGGCGGCCAAATAGGAACGCCGTAG
- a CDS encoding helix-turn-helix domain-containing protein, producing the protein MKKTWLTIDELALELQVSVKSIRRAYRKGQIPVERICRFVRFDLDRVKAAMRGNGQGPSPFTTQKQGQRSATDGGSRRRAQPTRPRLGKTGASIAQKPRGKK; encoded by the coding sequence ATGAAGAAAACATGGTTGACGATCGATGAACTCGCCCTCGAACTTCAAGTCAGCGTGAAGTCCATCCGCCGGGCCTACCGGAAGGGTCAGATTCCGGTGGAGCGCATCTGCCGGTTTGTGCGCTTCGACCTCGACCGAGTGAAAGCCGCGATGCGGGGCAACGGGCAGGGACCGTCTCCTTTCACCACACAGAAGCAGGGCCAGCGCAGCGCGACCGACGGCGGAAGCCGACGGCGCGCGCAGCCGACCCGCCCCCGACTTGGTAAGACGGGGGCGTCTATCGCACAGAAGCCAAGGGGGAAGAAATGA